From Salvelinus sp. IW2-2015 linkage group LG18, ASM291031v2, whole genome shotgun sequence, a single genomic window includes:
- the LOC111977749 gene encoding thyrotroph embryonic factor isoform X2: MSYFEIPEIFKALLEDPFTIPTLDYNDNDKEKLLMGDNVDLEGGSGMGPSAALTPAIWDKTIPYNGETFHLEYMDLEEFLMENGISTSPSSLDDALNMENAGKTETPTTMAAKPKRAPAAPISLLPILELDQCEEEGVTITLNSIDIADDTEVVTDKDRLTPEPTDPEEIEVDVNFDPDPTDLVLSSVPGGELFNPRKHKFSEEELKPQPMIKKAKKVYVPEDSKDEKYWHRRKKNNVAAKRSRDARRLKENQITVRAAFLERENTALRQEVGELRKDFARSKNVVARYAAKFGELAPLEDK, from the exons ATGTCTTATTTTGAGATTCCGGAGATTTTCAAAGCTCTGCTTGAGGATCCCTTCACTATTCCTACCCTTGATTACAACG ACAATGACAAGGAGAAGCTGCTTATGGGGGACAATGTGGACCTTGAAGGAGGGAGTGGGATGGGTCCATCGGCCGCCCTGACCCCTGCCATCTGGGATAAGACTATCCCGTACAATGGGGAGACCTTCCACCTGGAGTACATGGACCTGGAGGAGTTCCTCATGGAGAACGGCATCTCCACCTCGCCCTCGTCCCTGGACGATGCGCTCAACATGGAGAATGCAGGGAAGACCGAGACGCCCACCACCATGGCAGCCAAGCCCAAGAGAGCCCCAGCCGCCCCCATTTCCCTGCTGCCCATCCTGGAGCTGGATCAGTGTGAGGAAGAAGGTGTCACTATCACCCTCAACAGTATTGACATCGCAGATGACACAG AGGTAGTGACAGACAAGGACAGGCTGACCCCTGAACCCACCGACCCAGAGGAGATTGAGGTGGACGTGAACTTTGACCCAGATCCTACCGACCTGGTCCTGTCCAGTGTTCCTGGAGGAGAGCTGTTCAACCCACGCAAACACAAGTTCTCAGAGGAGGAACTCAAACCTCAACCAATGATCAAGAAGGCCAAGAAGGTGTATGTACCTGAGGATTCTAAG GATGAAAAGTACTGGCATAGGAGGAAGAAGAACAATGTGGCAGCGAAGCGTTCCCGGGACGCGCGGCGACTCAAGGAGAACCAGATCACAGTGCGGGCGGCGTTCCTGGAGCGCGAGAACACGGCGCTGCGACAGGAAGTGGGCGAGCTACGGAAGGACTTTGCCCGCAGCAAGAATGTCGTGGCCCGCTACGCGGCCAAATTCGGAGAGCT TGCACCGCTGGAAGACAAGTAG
- the LOC111977749 gene encoding thyrotroph embryonic factor isoform X1 — protein MSGEPITTPLETFMGSPGAFPVVLKKIMEMPPPNLLEGDDDNDKEKLLMGDNVDLEGGSGMGPSAALTPAIWDKTIPYNGETFHLEYMDLEEFLMENGISTSPSSLDDALNMENAGKTETPTTMAAKPKRAPAAPISLLPILELDQCEEEGVTITLNSIDIADDTEVVTDKDRLTPEPTDPEEIEVDVNFDPDPTDLVLSSVPGGELFNPRKHKFSEEELKPQPMIKKAKKVYVPEDSKDEKYWHRRKKNNVAAKRSRDARRLKENQITVRAAFLERENTALRQEVGELRKDFARSKNVVARYAAKFGELAPLEDK, from the exons ATGTCAGGAGAGCCGATCACCACCCCACTGGAAACCTTCATGGGGTCACCGGGTGCTTTTCCYGTGGTATTGAAGAAAATAATGGAAATGCCCCCACCGAATTTACTCGAGGGCGACGATG ACAATGACAAGGAGAAGCTGCTTATGGGGGACAATGTGGACCTTGAAGGAGGGAGTGGGATGGGTCCATCGGCCGCCCTGACCCCTGCCATCTGGGATAAGACTATCCCGTACAATGGGGAGACCTTCCACCTGGAGTACATGGACCTGGAGGAGTTCCTCATGGAGAACGGCATCTCCACCTCGCCCTCGTCCCTGGACGATGCGCTCAACATGGAGAATGCAGGGAAGACCGAGACGCCCACCACCATGGCAGCCAAGCCCAAGAGAGCCCCAGCCGCCCCCATTTCCCTGCTGCCCATCCTGGAGCTGGATCAGTGTGAGGAAGAAGGTGTCACTATCACCCTCAACAGTATTGACATCGCAGATGACACAG AGGTAGTGACAGACAAGGACAGGCTGACCCCTGAACCCACCGACCCAGAGGAGATTGAGGTGGACGTGAACTTTGACCCAGATCCTACCGACCTGGTCCTGTCCAGTGTTCCTGGAGGAGAGCTGTTCAACCCACGCAAACACAAGTTCTCAGAGGAGGAACTCAAACCTCAACCAATGATCAAGAAGGCCAAGAAGGTGTATGTACCTGAGGATTCTAAG GATGAAAAGTACTGGCATAGGAGGAAGAAGAACAATGTGGCAGCGAAGCGTTCCCGGGACGCGCGGCGACTCAAGGAGAACCAGATCACAGTGCGGGCGGCGTTCCTGGAGCGCGAGAACACGGCGCTGCGACAGGAAGTGGGCGAGCTACGGAAGGACTTTGCCCGCAGCAAGAATGTCGTGGCCCGCTACGCGGCCAAATTCGGAGAGCT TGCACCGCTGGAAGACAAGTAG